Proteins from a single region of Diorhabda sublineata isolate icDioSubl1.1 chromosome 2, icDioSubl1.1, whole genome shotgun sequence:
- the LOC130453381 gene encoding histone H2A, whose amino-acid sequence MSGRGKGGKVKGKAKSRSNRAGLQFPVGRIHRLLRKGNYAERVGAGAPVYLAAVMEYLAAEVLELAGNAARDNKKTRIIPRHLQLAIRNDEELNKLLSGVTIAQGGVLPNIQAVLLPKKTEKKA is encoded by the coding sequence atgtctggacgtggtaaaggtggtaaagtaaagggaaaggcaaagtctcgctcaaaccgagctggattacaatttcctgtaggacgtatacatcgtttgttgagaaaaggcaattatgcagaacgagtcggtgccggagctccagtatatttggcagctgttatggaatatttggcagccgaagtactcgaattagcaggaaatgctgctagagataacaaaaagacccgtataattccaaggcatttacaattagccattagaaacgatgaagaattgaataaattgttgtctggagtaaccatcgcacaaggtggtgttcttcctaacattcaagctgtacttttaccgaaaaagacagaaaagaaagcttaa
- the LOC130453382 gene encoding histone H4, translating into MTGRGKGGKGLGKGGAKRHRKVLRDNIQGITKPAIRRLARRGGVKRISGLIYEETRGVLKVFLENVIRDAVTYTEHAKRKTVTAMDVVYALKRQGRTLYGFGG; encoded by the coding sequence atgaccggtcgtggaaaaggtggtaaaggacttggaaaagggggtgcaaaacgacaccgaaaagttttacgtgataatatccaaggaattaccaaacctgctattagaagattagctagacgtggaggagtaaaacgtatatcgggattaatttacgaagaaactcgtggagttttgaaagtgtttttggaaaatgttattagagatgccgtaacatatactgaacatgctaagagaaaaacggtaacggctatggatgttgtttatgctttaaaacgtcaaggtcgtactttatatggttttggtggttaa
- the LOC130452761 gene encoding histone H2A codes for MSGRGKGGKVKGKAKSRSNRAGLQFPVGRIHRLLRKGNYAERVGAGAPVYLAAVMEYLAAEVLELAGNAARDNKKTRIIPRHLQLAIRNDEELNKLLSGVTIAQGGVLPNIQAVLLPKKTEKKA; via the coding sequence atgtctggacgtggtaaaggtggtaaagtaaagggaaaggcaaagtctcgctcaaaccgagctggattacaatttcctgtaggacgtatacatcgtttgttgagaaaaggcaATTATGCAGAACGAGTCGGTGCCGGAGCTCCAGTATATTTGGCAGCTGTTATGGAATATTTGGCAGCCGAAGTTCTCGAATTAGCAGGAAATGCTGCTAGAGATAACAAAAAGACCCGTATAATTCCAAGGCATTTACAATTAGCCATTAGAAacgatgaagaattgaataaattgttgtctggagtaaccatcgcacaaggtggtgttcttcctaacattcaagctgtacttttaccgaaaaagacagaaaagaaagcttaa